In Formosa haliotis, the sequence GTTAACTGTCACAGAGAAACAAACGTAAAAGTAAAAGACAACGATTACTATACAAAAATCCACGAAGAATTATCTAAAAAGTACGGTGTTGAGGAGCTTACAGCTGCGCAAATGGGTGCTTTAGAATGTGGTAAGTGTCATTATTAATTTATTTAAGAAGTAATTCAATTATACAATATGTCATCAAACAAGAAATACTGGAAAAGTGTTGAAGAGCTAAACGAAAATAGCTCTATTGTTGAGGCGCTAAAACAAAACGAATTTGTTGAAGAAATTCCTACAGACGAGTTTTTAGGTGATAAAGCAACGCTTGAGTCATCTTCTACAACTCGAAGAGATTTCTTAAAATATGTTGGTTTTAGTACAGCGGCCGCATCGCTTGCAGCTTGTGAAGGACCAGTTATTAAATCGATTCCTTATGTAGTTCAGCCGGAAAACATCATTCCAGGTGTTGCAAACTATTATGCTACAACGATAGCCGATGGTTTTGATTTCGCTAGTGTTTTAGTTAAAACACGTGAAGGTCGTCCTATTAAAATTGAGAACAATTCCTTAGCAAAAACTAATGGAAACGCAAATGCAAGAGTGAATGCTTCTGTGTTAGGTTTGTATGATAGTTTAAGAGTTCAGGGGCCTTTAAAAGAAGGTAATCCTATTTCATGGAGCGATTTCAATGCCGAAATAACTTCAAAATTATCTAGTATAGGTAGTGGTGGAAAGGATATCGTGTTATTAACACAAACTTTTGCTAGCCCGTCTACAGAACGCTTAATTAATATTTTCAAAGAAAAATACGGAAATGTACGTCATGTAGTTTATGATGCCATTTCAGAATCTGCAGCTTTAGACGCCTACCAAGCGAAATACGGAAGACGCGGATTAGCAAATTATAATTTTGCTCAAGCCGATACTATTGTTTCTATAGGAGCAGATTTTATTGGTGACTGGCAAGGTGGTGGTTACGATGCAGGATATTCTGCTGGTCGTATTCCTAAAGAAGGTAAAATGTCTCGTCATATTCAGTTTGAAGCTAATATGTCTTTAACGGGAGCCAATGCCGATAATCGTATTCCTTGTACTCCAAGTCAGCAAAAAGTAGCTTTAGCTAAATTATATGGTTATATAGTAGGTAGCTCGGTTTCTGGAACTTTGCCAGAGCATATTGAGGCGGCTGTTAAAAAGGCGGCAGATTTACTTAAGAAATCAGGTAGAGCTGGTGTAGTAGTTACAGGAATTCAAGATGTAAACGCACAAGCTTTAGTTTTAGAAATTAATGCTGCATTACGTAGTAAGGCGTTTAAGCCTAGAGTTACTGTATTTACAAGACAAGGTAACGATAAAGATGTTGCTAAATTAGTAGCAGACATGAACGCAGGTCGTGTAGGTGCTGTTATTATGAGTGGTGTAAACCCATTATATACGCTACCAAACGCTGCTGCATTTGCCGAAGGATTAGCAAAAACAGATTTAGCTGTAACATTCTCTATGAAATTAGATGAAACAGCTTCTCAAACACAATATTTAGCAGCAGCACCTCACTATTTAGAATCATGGGGTGATGTTGAATTAAAACGCGGACATTATGCGTTAACGCAACCAACTATTCGTCCGTTGTTCGATACAAAACAATTTCAAGATGCTTTACTAGCATGGACAGGTAATTCGTCTACTTACCATGATTTTATTAAAGAAACATGGAACTCTGGTATTTTAGGAGATTCTAATTTCAACCAAGCATTGCACGATGGTTCATTTATTCCAGGTCCATTAGGAGCTTTAGTAAATGGCGTTTCTAAGCAAACTATCGAAACGACTAAAACAACTTTAGTAGGTAAAAAAGATAGAACTTGGGCTGGAAAAGTTATTCATGATGCCGCTGTAGGTATTGGTTTAGCAAAAGAAGATCAAGAAGGTTACGTAACTACAACATCTACTAAAACGGTTGGTGGAGATGCAGATTCAAGTTCAAATGAATTTGATGGTGCTAATGCCATTTCTGGCGCAGCTGCTGCTTCTGCATTAGTTGCTTCAGCGACTTCTGAAGGCTTAGAATTGGTATTGTATTCTAAAACAGGAATGGGAGATGGTCAACAAGCCAATAACCCATGGTTACAAGAATTTCCAGATCCAATTTCGCGTGCGTCTTGGGATAACTATTTAACCGTTTCTAAAGCCGATGCTGAAGCCTTAGGTTTATCTAACAGACACGTGGCAAACGGTGGTTTAAACGGAAGTTATGCTAAGGTTACTGTTAACGGTGTTACTTTAGAGCGTGTACCAGTACTTATTCAACCAGGTCAGGCTAAAGGTTCTGTTGGTTTAGCATTTGGTTACGGTAGAACCGAAGGCTTAAAAGAAGAAATGAAAACGGGTGTAAACGCTTTTGGTTTATATCAAGATTTTAATACAGTTCAAAATGTTAGTGTAAGTGCTGCAGCAGGCGAGCATGAGTTTGCTTGTGTACAGTTACACAATACATTAATGGGACGTGGAGATATTGTTAAGGAAACGACTTTAGAGATCTTCAATACTAAAGATAAGGCAGAGTGGAATTCTACTCCAGTGGTATCTTTAAACCACGTAGAAACTCCAGTGACGTCTCCAGATGTAGATTTATGGTCTGAATTTGATCGTACTATCGGTCATCACTTTAACTTATCGATCGACTTAAACGCTTGTACAGGGTGTGGTGCTTGTGTAATAGCTTGTCATGCCGAAAATAACGTACCAGTTGTTGGTAAAAGTGAAATTCGTCGTAGCCGTGATATGCACTGGTTACGTATAGATAGATATTATTCTTCAGATGACACATTTAGTGAAGATAACACTAAGAAAGATGAGTTTTCTGGACTATGGGGTGATAAAGGATCTTTAGGAGGATTTGGAGAATTAGAACACGCT encodes:
- a CDS encoding TAT-variant-translocated molybdopterin oxidoreductase; the protein is MSSNKKYWKSVEELNENSSIVEALKQNEFVEEIPTDEFLGDKATLESSSTTRRDFLKYVGFSTAAASLAACEGPVIKSIPYVVQPENIIPGVANYYATTIADGFDFASVLVKTREGRPIKIENNSLAKTNGNANARVNASVLGLYDSLRVQGPLKEGNPISWSDFNAEITSKLSSIGSGGKDIVLLTQTFASPSTERLINIFKEKYGNVRHVVYDAISESAALDAYQAKYGRRGLANYNFAQADTIVSIGADFIGDWQGGGYDAGYSAGRIPKEGKMSRHIQFEANMSLTGANADNRIPCTPSQQKVALAKLYGYIVGSSVSGTLPEHIEAAVKKAADLLKKSGRAGVVVTGIQDVNAQALVLEINAALRSKAFKPRVTVFTRQGNDKDVAKLVADMNAGRVGAVIMSGVNPLYTLPNAAAFAEGLAKTDLAVTFSMKLDETASQTQYLAAAPHYLESWGDVELKRGHYALTQPTIRPLFDTKQFQDALLAWTGNSSTYHDFIKETWNSGILGDSNFNQALHDGSFIPGPLGALVNGVSKQTIETTKTTLVGKKDRTWAGKVIHDAAVGIGLAKEDQEGYVTTTSTKTVGGDADSSSNEFDGANAISGAAAASALVASATSEGLELVLYSKTGMGDGQQANNPWLQEFPDPISRASWDNYLTVSKADAEALGLSNRHVANGGLNGSYAKVTVNGVTLERVPVLIQPGQAKGSVGLAFGYGRTEGLKEEMKTGVNAFGLYQDFNTVQNVSVSAAAGEHEFACVQLHNTLMGRGDIVKETTLEIFNTKDKAEWNSTPVVSLNHVETPVTSPDVDLWSEFDRTIGHHFNLSIDLNACTGCGACVIACHAENNVPVVGKSEIRRSRDMHWLRIDRYYSSDDTFSEDNTKKDEFSGLWGDKGSLGGFGELEHASDNPQVAFQPVMCQHCNHAPCETVCPVAATSHGRQGQNHMAYNRCVGTRYCANNCPYKVRRFNWFLYNGNDEFDYHMNDDLGRMVLNPDVVVRSRGVMEKCSMCIQMTQKTILDAKRDGRFIKDGEFQTACSAACSSGAMVFGDINDKDSKVSKLTEDNRTYHLLEHIGTKPNVMYQTKVRNTTEA